Proteins encoded by one window of Tubulanus polymorphus chromosome 7, tnTubPoly1.2, whole genome shotgun sequence:
- the LOC141909248 gene encoding high affinity cationic amino acid transporter 1-like, translating into MCLSSQLRALRSLFSTIANRRKLIVPEEADHILQKNEGEKLDKCLNLFDLVMLGTGSCLGSGMYIVVGFVAKDIAGPGVVLSFLIGGFASFLSGICYAEFGCRVPKTAGGAYVYSYVTVGELIAFVTGWNLILEYMIGTASGAIGISALINTLSNGKIAEYMTQHTFPVIGRAYPDFIAFGIGLMMTAVLAMGVKSSVKFNNALNVINLVVWVFAIVTGAFYAVPSMWWQHGFLPYGMSGVFSGAATCFYAFIGFDLLATTGEETRNAGRVIPIAVVLTLVICLTVYVTVSVIVTLMVPYFDVVTNSALISVFKQRHVPGAEYVVTGGALCGLIVSLLGSAFPMPRIIYAMGSDGVLFTFLSKITPSTKTPLVATIISGVMAALLSLIIGLKALIEMMSIGTLLAYSMVSLSILILRYRPHEEDIEMQVTTTTLPVTDDREKDVESRDVINTNRDVINNTEKVLDAKTRVVKYETERPPTPFDPPLKQNSLNSNGYIAESPEPEMMSQYQHDFTASTGSYEYERFGDDDEDIDDSKASYWFESLRPYFDNKRSTVATDHSSYRVSRVIWVYLAVILALCLLLVLGEEILISGVLWIYFVIAALVIICLLLMLSLWCQPVSRKTCNFMTPALPFLPCCALFVNVYLMLKLSPFTWVRFIVWMTIGFGIYFTYGVKTAEKIYKEREEVLELLSKNTHHKSSISGSKSDKPDDITDDLR; encoded by the exons ATGTGCTTATCGTCCCAATTGAGGGCGCTGCGGTCGCTTTTTTCGACCATCGCCAACCGTAGAAAATTGATAGTTCCAGAAGAGGCTGATCACATTCTGCAGAAAAACGAGGGCGAAAAATTGGacaaatgtttgaatttattcgattTGGTGATGTTAGGAACCGGAAGTTGTTTGGGTTCCGGTATGTATATTGTTGTCGGATTCGTTGCTAAGGATATCGCTGGACCCGGTGTAGTACTCTCTTTTCTGATTGGTGGATTCGCTTCGTTTTTGTCTG GGATCTGTTATGCCGAGTTCGGGTGCAGGGTACCCAAGACGGCTGGAGGGGCGTATGTTTACAGTTACGTGACGGTTGGAGAGTTGATCGCGTTTGTGACTGGTTGGAATCTAATACTGGAATATATGATCGGAACAGCTAGCGGAGCTATAGGAATTAGTGCTTTAATTAATACGTTATCTAACGGTAAAATAGCCGAGTATATGACACAGCATACATTCCCTGTTATAG GTCGCGCATATCCGGATTTCATCGCATTCGGTATTGGTCTAATGATGACCGCTGTTCTAGCCATGGGAGTCAAATCATCTGTGAAGTTCAATAATGCGTTGAACGTCATCAATTTGGTGGTTTGGGTGTTCGCCATAGTAACGGGGGCGTTTTATGCGGTGCCGAGTATGTGGTGGCAACATGGCTTCCTTCCATACGGGATGTCCGGG GTATTTAGCGGAGCTGCCACTTGTTTCTACGCGTTTATCGGGTTCGATCTGTTAGCCACAACCGGCGAGGAGACGCGTAACGCTGGACGCGTTATCCCGATAGCCGTCGTCTTAACGCTAGTCATATGTCTGACCGTTTACGTTACCGTAAGCGTAATCGTGACGTTGATGGTTCCGTATTTCGACGTCGTTACGAATTCGGCGCTGATTTCGGTGTTCAAACAACGTCACGTACCAGGGGCGGAATATGTTGTGACCGGAGGGGCGCTGTGTGGATTGATCGTTTCGCTTCTAGGTTCGGCTTTTCCGATGCCCAGAATCATCTACGCGATGGGATCAGACGGTGTCCTATTCac gtttttgtcTAAAATTACGCCGTCAACTAAAACCCCACTCGTAGCTACGATCATTTCCGGTGTCATGGCGGCTTTATTGTCGCTAATAATTGGCTTGAAAGCGTTGATTGAAATGATGTCAATAG GTACATTATTAGCGTACAGCATGGTTTCATTATCGATACTGATTCTGAGATATCGTCCTCACGAGGAAGATATCGAGATGCAGGTGACGACCACCACACTTCCGGTAACCGACGACCGAGAAAAAGACGTCGAAAGCCGCGACGTAATCAACACAAACCGTGACGTAATCAACAACACGGAAAAAGTTCTAGACGCAAAAACCCGAGTTGTGAAATACGAGACAGAAAGGCCACCGACACCTTTCGATCCACCCCTAAAACAGAACAGTTTAAATAGCAACGGTTACATCGCCGAATCGCCGGAACCGGAGATGATGTCACAATATCAGCACGATTTCACCGCCAGTACCGGAAGTTACGAATACGAACGATTCGGCGACGACGATGAAGACATCGACGACTCGAAAGCGTCGTATTGGTTTGAGAGTCTGAGGCCGTATTTCGATAATAAGCGCTCGACAGTAGCGACCGATCACAGTTCATATCGCGTATCACGGGTTATCTGGGTTTATCTAGCCGTGATATTGGCGTTGTGTTTATTGCTGGTTTTAGGCGAAGAGATTTTGATTTCTGGTGTTCTGTGGATCTATTTCGTAATCGCGGCTTTAGTTATCATATGTTTGCTGTTGATGCTCAGTTTATGGTGTCAGCCTGTGAGCAG AAAGACGTGTAATTTCATGACACCCGCTCTACCGTTTCTTCCGTGTTGCGCGCTATTCGTGAATGTGTATCTAATGTTGAAATTATCCCCGTTCACTTGGGTTCGATTCATTGTCTGGATGACTATAG GATTTGGAATATATTTCACGTATGGCGTGAAAACGGCCGAAAAGATTTACAAAGAACGCGAAGAGGTTTTAGAATTACTGAGTAAAAACACTCACCACAAAAGCAGCATCAGCGGTAGCAAATCCGACAAACCGGACGACATCACAGACGATCTAAGATGA
- the LOC141909249 gene encoding orexin receptor type 2-like, whose product MNITILTTSEVEPLEPSEYIMSPAEKYTLVAMLIFLSVLGTAGNALVVYVFSKRNDNQTSTMFIIALAVVDMMTCAVIIPFTIVMEHYRFYIGNDFLCKIYQFFVTSNVPYSALIMSGIAVDRYLCICHPFLHAMNIKRAKIVILCLGLLSAVMGVIVALAYGVYKRVAFVPCNSTDALNVINGKFDVNVTDSVAYAHIPWCRLNSTVKVETVAEPIKFEILYHGYCNANELILSEYVRKTYQKVHVASYILCLLVVVVLYALIYRSVLMRRRKRAKWRHANATTCTVNVRETSLDTEETQLTTLNGHDNNKISLNPNDDKRLKRKSTKKDKNRMQNVKTAAMLFVVTVVFVVTFLPAGLMANNLIPYFSIVFYMYFANNIANPVIYSFMNKNFRDDCRKMFDCL is encoded by the coding sequence ATGAATATAACGATTTTAACAACGTCTGAGGTGGAGCCACTGGAGCCATCTGAATACATCATGTCCCCGGCTGAGAAATATACGCTGGTGGCcatgttgatatttttaagCGTTCTTGGCACCGCCGGTAACGCGTTGGTCGTCTACGTATTTTCGAAACGTAAcgacaaccaaacgtcgacgATGTTCATCATTGCCCTGGCAGTCGTGGATATGATGACCTGTGCAGTGATCATACCGTTTACAATCGTCATGGAGCACTACAGATTCTATATCGGTAACGATTTCCTGTGCaaaatttatcagttttttgtGACGTCAAACGTGCCCTATTCGGCGTTGATAATGTCCGGTATTGCTGTGGACCGCTATCTGTGCATATGTCACCCTTTCCTTCACGCTATGAACATCAAACGTGCTAAAATCGTCATTCTCTGTTTGGGCCTCCTGTCGGCGGTTATGGGCGTGATCGTGGCGCTAGCTTACGGCGTTTACAAACGCGTAGCGTTCGTGCCTTGTAATTCGACGGACGCTTTAAACGTTATCAACGGTAAATTTGACGTAAACGTCACCGATTCGGTAGCGTACGCGCATATTCCCTGGTGCCGTTTGAATTCAACCGTTAAAGTCGAAACCGTTGCGGAACCGATTAAGTTCGAAATTTTATACCATGGATATTGCAACGCGAATGAGTTGATTCTGAGCGAATACGTTCGTAAAACATACCAAAAGGTGCACGTGGCCTCGTACATATTGTGTCTGTTAGTGGTGGTTGTGTTGTACGCGCTGATTTACCGGTCAGTGCTCATGCGTCGCCGGAAACGAGCCAAATGGCGCCACGCGAATGCCACCACATGTACGGTCAACGTGCGCGAGACATCCTTGGACACGGAGGAGACTCAACTCACGACCCTTAACGGCCATGACAACAATAAAATATCGTTAAACCCGAACGATGACAAACGCTTGAAACGAAAGTCGacgaaaaaagataaaaatcgTATGCAAAACGTGAAAACAGCGGCCATGTTGTTTGTGGTAACGGTCGTGTTTGTGGTGACTTTCCTTCCGGCGGGTCTCATGGCCAACAATCTGATTCCCTATTTCAGTATAGTATTCTATATGTACTTCGCGAATAACATCGCCAATCCAGTCATCTATTCGTTCATGAATAAAAACTTCCGCGATGATTGCCGAAAAATGTTCGACTGTTTATAA